From the genome of Burkholderiales bacterium:
GCGCGAAGTCGTCCACGCGGACGACCTTCGCGACGAGCGTGCGCTGCGCGACCAGTGCGCGCCCCTCGCCCGCATCGATGACACCCGCCGAGATGGCGCGCGCCGCGAGTTCCTCGACGCCCTCGCCCGGCGCGAGGTTCGCGTCGAAGGCGCCGGATTTCGCGGCCGCCTTGAGCTTCGCCTCGACCGGCTCCACCGCGACGGTCGCCGCGAGCGCGCGCTCGATCAGTCCCGTCGGATCGTCTTCTTCGTTCGACACGAACATCGGCATCGTCAGGCGGTCGCGCGTGGCCGACGGCTCGATCAAGAGGCGCGCCACCTCGTGGCCCAGCCGGTCCGACGGCACGACGTAGGGTCGCCCGAGCGGGAACACGATGCGCCGCATGAGGGTGCTGACGATGCGGTTCGGGAAGTTCGAGACGACGCCCTCGAACGCGTTCTGCGCCTGGAACATCGCGTCCCAGATCGCCCAGTGCATCAGCGGCGCGTCGGCGGCCTGCCGGCCCTCGCGCTCGTAGCGCGCGAGCGTGGCCGAGCACAGGTAGAGCGCCGAAAGCACGTCGCCCAGGCGCGCCGAGAGCTTCTCCTTGCGCTTCAGCGCGCCGCCGAGCGTCCCCATCGACACGTCGGCGAAGAACGCGAGCGCCGACGAGAAGCGCGTGAGCTGCTGGTAGTAGCGCCGCGTCTCGGGCGCCACGCCGTCGGGCACGCGCACGAAGTGCGAGCCGGTGAGCCCGGTCACGAGCGTGCGCGCGGCGTTCGACAGCACGAAGCCGACGTGGCCCCACAACGCGTGGTCGAACGCGACCGACGCCTTCGCCGGATCCTCCTCGCGCGTCGCCGCCATCTCCTTCAGGATGTACGGGTGGCAGCGGATCGCGCCCTGGCCGAAGATGATCAGGCTGCGCGTCAGGATGTTCGCGCCCTCCACCGTGATCGACACCGGCATCTGCATGTACGCCGCGCCGAGGAAGTTCGACGGCCCGAGGCAGATGCCCTTGCCGCCGACGATGTCCATCGCGTCGTTGATGATCGCGCGGTTGCGCTCGGTGATGTGGTACTTGGCGATGCCGGAGAGCACCGCGGGCTTCTCGCCCAGGTCGACCGCCGCGGCGGTCAGCACGCGCGTCGCGTCCATCATGTACAGGTTGCCGCCCATGCGCGCGAGCGGCTCCTCGATCCCCTCGAAGCGGCCGATCGCGGTCCGGAACTGCGTGCGCACGCGCGCGTAGCCGCCGGTCGTGCGGACCGCGAGCTTCGCCATGCCGGTGTTCGACGACGGCAGCGAGAGGCCGCGCCCGGCGGCGAGGCACTCCATCAGCATCCGCCAGCCCTTGCCGAGCATCGGCTGGCCGCCGATCACCCACTCCATCGGGATGAACACGTCGTTGCCGTGGTTCGGGCCGTTCTGGAACACGCAGTTCAGCGGCATGTGGCGCCGGCCGATGTGGACGCCCGGATGGCTCGTCGGGATCAGCGCGCAGGTGATGCCGAGGTCCTCGCGGTCGCCGAGCAGCCGGTCGGGGTCGTGCGCGCGGAACGCGAGGCCGAGCAGCGTCGCGACCGGGCCGAGCGTGATGTAGCGCTTGTCCCAGGTGAGCCGCAGGCCCAGCACGCGCTTGCCCGCGTGCTCGCCGAAGCAGACGATGCCGTAGTCGGGGATCGCCGCCGCGTCGGAGCCCGCGTTCGGATGGGTGAGCGCGAAGCACGGGATCTCCTGCCCCTTCGCGAGCCGCGGCAGGTAGTAGCGCTTCTGCTCGTCGGTGCCGTAGTGGAGCAGGAGTTCGCCCGGCCCGAGCGAGTTGGGCACCAGCACCGACACCGCGACCGAGCCGGAGCGCGTCGAGAGCTTGGTGATCACCTGCGAGTGCGCGTACGCCGAGAAGCCCAGGCCGCCGTACTCCTTCGGAATGATCATTCCGAGGAAGCCCTTGTCCTTGATGAACTGCCACGCGTGCGGCGGCATGTCCTTGTAGACGTTCGTCGTCTCCCAGTCGGAGACCATCGCGCACAGTTCCTCGACCTCGTGGTCGAGGAAATGCTGCTCGTCCGCGGTGAGCCCGGGCGCGGGAAGCGACAGGAGCTTCTTCCAGTCCGGCTTGCCGCTGAAGAGTTCGGCGTCCCACCACACCGTGCCCGCCTCGATCGCCTCGCGTTCGGTCTGCGACATCGGCGGCATCACCTTGCGGAACGCGCCGAGCAGCGCGTCGCTCACGAGATGGCGCCGCAGGCCCGGGACGAGCGCGGGAATCGCGACGAGCACGCCCACGACGGCGAGCGCCAGCGAGAGCCACCGCGGCACGAGCGCGCCGACCCACGCGGCCGCGACCAGCACGGCGAACGTGCCGACCCACGCGATCGCGCGCGCACGCACGCAGGCGAGCGCCAGGAACGCGAGGAAGGCCCCCAGCAGCCAGAGGAGCGAGGTGACGAGGATCATCGTTTCGTCCTTTCCACGTCGGGCGCGCCGTTCAGCGGGCGCGTTCCGCTGCGATCTCGCCATCGAGGTCGCGCGAGACTTCCGAGAGATCCGGCAGCGGCGCCTTCAGGCCCGCGAGCAGGAACGGCGCGAGCCGGCGCAGGAGCACCTCGTCGTTCGAGGTCTCCTTCGGATTGAGTTCCGCGATCAGCTTGAGCGCGTCGGTGCCGGCCAGCGTGTAGGACAGCGCGCCCATGATGAAGTGCAGCCGCCACGACAACTCCTTCGCCGGCAGGTGCGGCAGCGCGCGGCCGAACGCGGCCTTGAAGCGGACGATCATCGGCGCGTACTGCTCGGACAGGAACCGGCGGATGAACGGCGCCGGGTCGGCGTAGGCGCGGCCGAGGAGCTTCAGGAAGTTCTTGCCGCCGAGTTCGCGGTCGCGCGCGAGTTCGAGCGCCGGCACGAACAGCGCGACGATGATCCGCTCGCAGGAGAGCGGCGGCGTCGCGGCCTCGCGCTCGAACCGGTCGAGCAGGTCGACGCGGCGCTGGTTCATCGGATCGAGCCGGCGCGTCAGCACCGCCTGGAACAGTTCTTCCTTGCTGCCGAAGTGGTAGTTGACCGCCGCGAGGTTCACCGCCGCCGCGGCGGTGATCGCGCGGAGGCTCGTCGCCTCGAAGCCGTGCTCCATGAACAGCGTCTCGGCCGCATCGAGGATGCGGTCCTTCGTCGCCGTCGTGGTCCGGCCGTCGTGCAGCGACACCACCGTTCCGCCCATGCGGTTCCCCCGGGGTTGGCGGGCCGCGGCCGGGAGTCGGGCGCGGCCTCAATCAAACGATCGTTTCAATCTTATGTTCGTTTGACTCCAGGGTCAAGCAACAGGTTCCGCGGGAACTGGACGTGATCAGGAGGCGCCCGGGTCGTGAGGCCCACGATGTGCCCGGCGGCCGCGGATGTGATGGCCGGCAGGCCCCGTAGTCCGGGGCCGCGCGCCCGGCTGCGCCAGCCCCCGCCCGGATCGGCCGCTCAGCGACCGAAGCGGGCCGCCAGTTGCGCGACGGCGTCTTCGATCGCCGCACGCAGCGCCGCGTCCGCGCCTTCGGCCTTGCGCTGCGCGGCGTACAGGTCGGGGGCGGCCGCGACGTTGCGCGGGCGGTGACCCAGCGCGCCGGAGAGCCCGGCGCCGGAGAGGCCGACGCTCGTTTCCGACGACTTGATCGGTTTCTTCACGTTGACGGCATCGAGGATGTCGCCGGTGCCGGAGTCCACGATGCGGACGTCGATCGCGATCGAGTCCGTGATGCTCGAACCTCCGAAGCTCACGCCGGCGATGCTGATGCTGCCCGTGCGCTGCTGCTCGGCGGCGTTCACCTCGGACACGATGCCCTCGAAGACGAACTGCGCGCCGCGCATCATCTGCTGCGCGGCAGCGCCGGTCGTGTAGCCCTCGGCGTTGAGGAGTTTTTCCTTCATCACGCCTTCGCTCAGGCGGCTGCGCTCGACCACCCGGAAGCGGCCGGTCTTCACCAGCGCGGTCTTGAACATGTCGGTCGCGGCCACGCCGCTCACGCCCGGCAGCATCGACCGGAACTCGAAGATGGTGACCGACACGCGCTCGCCGCCGGGAAGCGGCGCCGGTGCGGCGGCCGCCGTCGCCCCGGCATTCGCGTTGGCGTCGGCGGGCGATGTCTGCGCGTTCGCCGGAAGCGTCGCAGCACAAAGCGCCGACGCCCCCAGGATGGCCCAAGCGGGCGCGACCGTTCGCCGGAACATGCGGACCTCCGAGAGGCCGGCCCCGCGCAAAGGCGCAGCCGGGTTGGCGACTGGGTCGCAGCTTGAGCCGCACCGTGTTACATCCGCGTCACACGCCTTCGGGGAACCGATCGGGCGACGCGGTTTCGCACCGGTACCAAAGTCGACGGCGCCGGCCTCGAGGCAACGAAGGAGTCGCCGTTGCCTCAGGGTTGCGTCGCGTCGCGCCCGTCGGCGGCGTCGAGTTCGCTCTGCCAGCGCGCTGCCGCGGCGGCGTCGCCTCGAACGCGGCAGTGCGCTACCAGTTCCGCCACGAAACCCCGCAGGAGCGGCACGCTGCCGATCGCTCGCGCTTCGCGCACCGCGTCCTCGAGCAGCGCCACCGCGCGAGCGGACTCGCCGCGGCGCCGCGCCACGTCCGCGAGCGTGGAGAGCGTCAGCGCGTGGCCCCGACGGTGGCCCACCTGTCCGGTCATGCGCAGCGCTTCCTCCGCGTGGACCTGTGCGGTCTCGAGGTCTCCCTGTTCGATCGCGCAACGGGCGAGCCAGTACGCGCAGTTCGCCACC
Proteins encoded in this window:
- a CDS encoding TetR/AcrR family transcriptional regulator, with translation MGGTVVSLHDGRTTTATKDRILDAAETLFMEHGFEATSLRAITAAAAVNLAAVNYHFGSKEELFQAVLTRRLDPMNQRRVDLLDRFEREAATPPLSCERIIVALFVPALELARDRELGGKNFLKLLGRAYADPAPFIRRFLSEQYAPMIVRFKAAFGRALPHLPAKELSWRLHFIMGALSYTLAGTDALKLIAELNPKETSNDEVLLRRLAPFLLAGLKAPLPDLSEVSRDLDGEIAAERAR
- a CDS encoding acyl-CoA dehydrogenase is translated as MILVTSLLWLLGAFLAFLALACVRARAIAWVGTFAVLVAAAWVGALVPRWLSLALAVVGVLVAIPALVPGLRRHLVSDALLGAFRKVMPPMSQTEREAIEAGTVWWDAELFSGKPDWKKLLSLPAPGLTADEQHFLDHEVEELCAMVSDWETTNVYKDMPPHAWQFIKDKGFLGMIIPKEYGGLGFSAYAHSQVITKLSTRSGSVAVSVLVPNSLGPGELLLHYGTDEQKRYYLPRLAKGQEIPCFALTHPNAGSDAAAIPDYGIVCFGEHAGKRVLGLRLTWDKRYITLGPVATLLGLAFRAHDPDRLLGDREDLGITCALIPTSHPGVHIGRRHMPLNCVFQNGPNHGNDVFIPMEWVIGGQPMLGKGWRMLMECLAAGRGLSLPSSNTGMAKLAVRTTGGYARVRTQFRTAIGRFEGIEEPLARMGGNLYMMDATRVLTAAAVDLGEKPAVLSGIAKYHITERNRAIINDAMDIVGGKGICLGPSNFLGAAYMQMPVSITVEGANILTRSLIIFGQGAIRCHPYILKEMAATREEDPAKASVAFDHALWGHVGFVLSNAARTLVTGLTGSHFVRVPDGVAPETRRYYQQLTRFSSALAFFADVSMGTLGGALKRKEKLSARLGDVLSALYLCSATLARYEREGRQAADAPLMHWAIWDAMFQAQNAFEGVVSNFPNRIVSTLMRRIVFPLGRPYVVPSDRLGHEVARLLIEPSATRDRLTMPMFVSNEEDDPTGLIERALAATVAVEPVEAKLKAAAKSGAFDANLAPGEGVEELAARAISAGVIDAGEGRALVAQRTLVAKVVRVDDFAPDLGTSLLRVTAPGEPSASNDAGTPPRVPQAARS